The proteins below are encoded in one region of Chitinophagales bacterium:
- the thpR gene encoding RNA 2',3'-cyclic phosphodiesterase — protein sequence MIQTKHWYFSERQSKNFNYFTFILLQLQDSLKRIFFTIPIPEAISTALLKPFIGRHVYGVRWVPQEQLHITVYFAGEVTEEVLHTFDSLVPVLCQSKTAFNLEFENLRLLYKNKKPAMLWAVFKEHSSFTDLSVSICRIFSAPERREQTPHITLARIRQLHQLPFDLPAMKPFSIHVDSIELWQSHLQQTGSVYEVISQWKLGK from the coding sequence ATGATTCAAACCAAACATTGGTATTTTTCAGAGCGACAATCAAAAAACTTCAACTACTTTACCTTTATACTGCTCCAATTGCAAGACTCTTTGAAACGTATTTTTTTCACCATCCCAATACCTGAAGCTATCAGCACAGCTTTGCTGAAGCCTTTTATAGGAAGACATGTTTATGGTGTTCGATGGGTTCCGCAAGAACAGTTGCACATCACTGTTTATTTCGCGGGTGAAGTAACCGAGGAGGTGCTCCATACCTTTGACTCACTGGTACCGGTTCTTTGCCAATCGAAAACCGCTTTCAATCTCGAATTTGAAAATCTGCGCTTGCTGTATAAAAACAAAAAACCAGCTATGTTGTGGGCAGTCTTTAAGGAACATTCTTCATTCACTGATTTGTCGGTGTCCATCTGCAGAATTTTTTCTGCTCCGGAGCGCCGGGAACAAACGCCGCATATCACCCTGGCACGTATCCGGCAGTTGCATCAGTTGCCCTTTGATCTTCCCGCCATGAAACCATTTTCCATCCATGTTGATTCCATTGAATTATGGCAGTCGCACCTGCAGCAAACGGGATCTGTTTATGAGGTAATCAGCCAATGGAAACTGGGAAAGTGA